From Salvelinus namaycush isolate Seneca chromosome 2, SaNama_1.0, whole genome shotgun sequence, one genomic window encodes:
- the LOC120058480 gene encoding zinc finger protein 23-like: MSKLQVLNTFLTQKLTAVAVEIFGAVEKMITVYEEEMSRSNEESKRLQRLLDSVYKPEIRLHKTEPQQLTVPVPEEVVPEQQHCEQEWSPGLGQEDSDPTQIKEEQEDPEHTQIKEEQEEEQLQGLESDIKEFIFTPSCVKNDCDQDPPQPSHLSQTLTTQTRERDLVCISTTTEMETEPDGEVYRGTESNSYSPPFPVVNGAQCEVSENVNGGVPVLKLLPVLKLLKSKRVQTNERQNSNTSAEGWKTDVMPNQKSASHGNAAPCCCKVCGKSFKFLVALINHVQTVHANDAKHMCGVCGKNMNSSQCMIEHQQSHIAEKPFCHICGKCFHCNAKLRTHMRVHTGERPYWCQKCGKGFRQQQNLKEHMRTHTAEKPYRCEECGKCFKHSSSLTVHMRNHTGERPYKCHFCEKSFVSASKRSLHQRITLERTGNCFSAASATEALVMWGP, translated from the exons ATGTCCAAACTACAGGTGTTGAATACGTTTCTTACTCAGAAATTAACAGCGGTGGCTGTGGAGATATTTGGGGCAGTGGAGAAAATGATAACAGTGTACGAGGAAGAAATGTCCCGCTCAAATGAGGAGAGCAAACGACTACAAAGACTACTGGATTCGGTTTACAAACCAGAGATAAGATTACATAAAACAG AACCCCAGcagctcactgtcccagtcccTGAGGAGGTTGTCCCTGAGCAGCAgcactgtgagcaggagtggagccCAGGTCTGGGGCAGGAGGACTCAGACCCCACACAgattaaagaggaacaggaggacCCAGAGCACACACAgattaaagaggaacaggaggaagagcagcttcagGGGCTGGAGTCTGATATCAAAGAGTTCATATTCACTCCTTCCTGTGTGAAAAATGACTGTGATCAGGACCCCCCTCAGCCCTCACATCTTTCCCAAACCCTAACAAcgcagaccagagagagggactTAGTATGCATTAGCACAACTACAGAGATGGAAACTGAACCTGATGGCGAGGTTTACAGAGGAACAGAGTCAAACAGTTACTCTCCGCCCTTCCCTGTAGTAAATGGAGCTCAATGTGAAGTCAGTGAAAATGTTAATGGGGGGGTGCCAGTGTTAAAGCTACTACCAGTGTTAAAGCTACTCAAATCAAAGAGAGTGCAGACAAATGAGAGACAAAATTCCAATACCTCTGCAGAGGGCTGGAAAACCGATGTGATGCCCAATCAGAAATCAGCCAGTCATGGCAATGCTGCTCCTTGTTGTTGCAAAGTGTGTGGGAAGTCTTTTAAATTTTTGGTGGCTTTAATTAATCATGTGCAAACAGTACATGCAAATGATGCAAAAcatatgtgtggtgtgtgtggaaaAAACATGAACTCTTCTCAATGTATGATAGAACACCAACAATCTCACATTGCAGAAAAACCTTTTTGTCATATTTGTGGCAAATGTTTCCATTGTAATGCTAAACTGAGAACGCATATGCGtgtccacacaggagagagaccataTTGGtgccaaaaatgtggcaaaggcTTCAGGCAGCAGCAAAACCTGAAAGAGCATATGAGGACTCATACAGCGGAGAAACCGTATCGGTGCGAAGAATGTGGCAAATGCTTCAAACACTCGAGCAGCCTGACTGTGCATATGAGGAACCACACGGGGGAGAGACCATATAAGTGCCATTTTTGTGAGAAATCCTTTGTCTCAGCAAGTAAACGAAGTCTCCATCAACGGATTACATTGGAAAGAACTGGAAACTGTTTCAGTGCAGCCAGTGCAACAGAAGCTTTAGTCATGTGGGGACCATGA